A part of Amycolatopsis camponoti genomic DNA contains:
- a CDS encoding STAS domain-containing protein: MTTALTLVASAGDDGNRTLTVTGEVDLSNVAEFGAALDRELAAGVSLTVDLTGVTYIDSAGIAALFDRTATHDLRLAAPRLLERVLRVSGLAQVTKVMIR; this comes from the coding sequence GTGACGACGGCACTCACGCTGGTCGCCTCCGCGGGCGACGACGGGAACCGGACCCTGACCGTGACCGGTGAGGTCGACCTGAGCAACGTGGCCGAGTTCGGCGCGGCCCTGGACCGCGAGCTCGCTGCCGGTGTCTCGCTGACGGTCGACCTGACCGGGGTGACCTACATCGACAGCGCGGGCATCGCGGCCCTGTTCGACCGGACCGCCACCCACGACCTGCGCCTGGCCGCGCCCCGTCTGCTCGAGCGCGTCCTGCGCGTCTCCGGCCTCGCCCAGGTGACGAAAGTGATGATCCGCTGA
- a CDS encoding GAF and ANTAR domain-containing protein, producing MTGDPIPSEHLDELTAAMADLTGALESEPSEQEILDAVCAEAVRAIPGADLASITAIRDGEPETAASTDERAVEIDRVQYAAGEGPCLRAAETGEIVRLPLATAGALWPEFTSHALSLGVGSYLAAPLRVDGSLAGALNLFGYGGHGFAETDSRLLRLYTTIVSFGLRTTRRYHRARQRAAELETAMSSRAVIEQAKGILMAVHGIPADEAMKRLIAESQHTNVKLRDVATRFVESLSTG from the coding sequence GTGACCGGGGACCCGATCCCGTCCGAGCACCTCGACGAGCTGACCGCGGCGATGGCGGACCTCACGGGTGCCCTGGAGTCCGAGCCCTCCGAGCAGGAGATCCTCGACGCCGTCTGCGCCGAAGCCGTCCGGGCCATCCCCGGGGCCGACCTGGCCAGCATCACCGCGATCCGCGACGGCGAGCCGGAAACCGCCGCCTCCACCGACGAACGCGCCGTCGAGATCGACCGCGTCCAGTACGCGGCGGGCGAGGGCCCGTGCCTGCGGGCGGCCGAGACCGGGGAGATCGTCCGGCTGCCGCTCGCCACGGCCGGCGCGCTGTGGCCCGAATTCACCAGCCACGCCTTGAGCCTCGGCGTCGGCAGCTACCTCGCCGCGCCGCTACGCGTGGACGGCTCCCTCGCCGGCGCGCTCAACCTCTTCGGCTACGGCGGCCACGGCTTCGCCGAAACCGACTCCCGGCTGCTGCGGCTCTACACGACGATCGTCTCGTTCGGGCTGCGCACCACGCGCCGCTACCACCGGGCCCGGCAGCGGGCCGCCGAGCTGGAGACGGCGATGAGCTCGCGGGCGGTGATCGAGCAGGCCAAGGGCATCCTCATGGCCGTGCACGGGATCCCCGCCGACGAGGCCATGAAGCGCCTGATCGCGGAGTCGCAGCACACCAACGTGAAGCTCCGGGACGTCGCGACCCGGTTCGTCGAAAGCCTCTCGACCGGCTGA
- a CDS encoding YbaB/EbfC family nucleoid-associated protein → MQPNLGPGEDFELLLERQVRDMQSKAAALSEALSAAGATVRSRDGAVTVTLAPNGALTNLELGLRACDLGPARLTAAIMGTVREAQRQTARTVADSFATINGDSESTDMVRSFLPPDPPPDGDFAAPESAEPERTPPPAAPPARPPAPPAAGPAPRRRPPADDHPDDESNPW, encoded by the coding sequence GTGCAACCGAACCTGGGGCCAGGTGAAGACTTCGAGCTGCTGCTCGAACGGCAGGTCCGGGACATGCAGTCGAAGGCGGCGGCGCTGAGTGAAGCGCTTTCCGCCGCGGGCGCCACGGTCCGCTCCCGCGACGGCGCGGTCACCGTGACGCTCGCCCCGAACGGCGCGCTCACGAACCTCGAGCTCGGGCTCCGGGCGTGCGACCTGGGCCCGGCGCGGCTGACCGCGGCGATCATGGGCACGGTGCGCGAAGCCCAGCGCCAGACCGCCCGCACCGTCGCGGACTCCTTCGCCACGATCAACGGCGACAGCGAGTCGACCGACATGGTCCGGTCGTTCCTGCCCCCGGACCCGCCGCCCGACGGCGACTTCGCGGCCCCGGAGAGCGCCGAGCCCGAGCGGACCCCGCCGCCGGCCGCTCCCCCGGCCCGTCCGCCCGCACCGCCGGCCGCCGGGCCTGCCCCGCGTCGCCGTCCCCCGGCCGACGACCACCCCGACGACGAATCGAACCCCTGGTGA
- a CDS encoding response regulator transcription factor, with amino-acid sequence MATVLLVEDDPTIRAAVLRALGERGHAVTSAPTAMAGLQAAVTDRPDVVLLDLGLPDLDGREVLRMVRAVSAVPIIVVTARGAEEEIVRLLDAGADDYVVKPFGGAQLDARIRAVLRRAEPEETTAPVVVGGLSVDARTRQASLDGAALDLTPREFDLLHYLASRAGTVVSKRELLADVWKLPYAGADKTVDVHLSWLRRKLGETAQEPRYLHTVRRVGVRLAEPEGRA; translated from the coding sequence ATGGCGACCGTGCTGCTCGTCGAGGACGACCCGACCATCCGCGCGGCCGTGCTGCGCGCGCTGGGCGAGCGCGGGCACGCGGTGACCTCCGCGCCGACCGCGATGGCCGGGCTGCAGGCGGCCGTCACCGACCGGCCCGACGTCGTCCTGCTCGACCTGGGGCTGCCCGACCTCGACGGCCGCGAGGTGCTGCGGATGGTGCGGGCGGTGAGCGCGGTGCCGATCATCGTGGTCACCGCCCGCGGCGCGGAGGAGGAGATCGTCCGGCTGCTCGACGCCGGCGCCGACGACTACGTGGTCAAGCCGTTCGGCGGCGCGCAGCTCGACGCGCGGATCCGCGCGGTGCTGCGGCGGGCCGAGCCGGAGGAGACGACGGCCCCGGTGGTCGTCGGCGGCCTGTCGGTCGACGCGCGGACGCGGCAGGCCTCGCTCGACGGCGCGGCGCTGGACCTCACCCCGCGCGAGTTCGACCTCCTGCACTACCTCGCGAGCCGGGCCGGGACCGTGGTGAGCAAGCGCGAACTGCTCGCCGACGTCTGGAAGCTGCCCTACGCCGGCGCGGACAAGACGGTGGACGTGCACCTGTCGTGGCTGCGGCGCAAGCTCGGCGAGACCGCGCAGGAGCCGCGGTACCTGCACACCGTGCGGCGCGTCGGCGTCCGGCTGGCCGAACCGGAGGGCCGGGCGTGA
- a CDS encoding aldo/keto reductase produces MTRLDDYRPLGRSGLRVSPLALGAMTFGTGPFCADDDTARKTFHAYVEGGGNFVDTADNYSSGRSEELVGEFLRDVGRDDVVLATKYSGPDFAGGEPRSDPRRRSNGRKNMVASLDASLRRLGVDHVDLYWLHVWDGFTPAEEVMAAFGDLVGAGKIRAVGLSDVPAWYATKAAMLGGPPVTALQLEYSLVERAIEAEYVPLAREFGIAVQPWGAIGGGFLSGKYTRDGGGTGRLAEGAPYRSLPETRWAVLDVVREVAAEAGATPAQVALHWVTRRPAMPAPLIGARSPEQLAETLGALELALTDAQLDRLTAVSAPELPFPHGILARLNAGLPR; encoded by the coding sequence ATGACACGACTGGACGACTACCGGCCGCTGGGCCGCTCCGGGCTGCGGGTCTCGCCGCTGGCGCTGGGCGCGATGACCTTCGGCACCGGCCCCTTCTGCGCCGACGACGACACCGCGCGCAAGACCTTCCACGCCTACGTCGAAGGCGGCGGCAACTTCGTCGACACCGCGGACAACTACAGCTCCGGCCGCAGCGAGGAGCTGGTCGGCGAGTTCCTGCGCGACGTCGGACGCGACGACGTCGTCCTCGCCACCAAGTACTCCGGGCCGGACTTCGCCGGCGGCGAGCCGCGGTCGGACCCCCGCCGGCGCAGCAACGGCCGCAAGAACATGGTCGCCTCGCTGGACGCGTCACTGCGGCGGCTGGGCGTCGACCACGTCGACCTGTACTGGCTGCACGTCTGGGACGGCTTCACCCCGGCCGAGGAGGTCATGGCGGCGTTCGGCGACCTCGTCGGGGCCGGGAAGATCCGCGCCGTGGGGCTCAGCGACGTCCCGGCCTGGTACGCGACGAAGGCCGCCATGCTCGGCGGCCCGCCGGTGACGGCGCTGCAGCTGGAGTACTCCCTGGTCGAGCGGGCCATCGAGGCCGAGTACGTGCCCCTGGCGCGGGAGTTCGGCATCGCCGTCCAGCCGTGGGGCGCGATCGGCGGCGGCTTCCTGTCCGGCAAGTACACCCGCGACGGCGGCGGCACCGGCCGGCTCGCCGAGGGCGCGCCCTACCGGTCGCTGCCGGAAACCCGCTGGGCCGTGCTGGACGTCGTCCGCGAGGTCGCGGCCGAGGCGGGCGCGACCCCGGCCCAGGTCGCACTGCACTGGGTGACGCGCCGGCCGGCGATGCCCGCGCCGCTGATCGGCGCCCGGTCACCGGAGCAGCTCGCCGAGACCCTCGGCGCGCTCGAGCTGGCCCTGACCGACGCCCAGCTGGACCGGCTGACCGCCGTCAGCGCGCCGGAACTGCCGTTCCCGCACGGCATCCTGGCGCGGCTCAACGCCGGGCTGCCGCGCTAG
- a CDS encoding sensor histidine kinase, whose translation MRKRLAVLVAAAMCLVLVAFLVPLAILLRSVTADRAVTAATAKAQSLTSLVATADAVTLRPAVDQLNTSCDNQGSAPGRGLRHPEPPKECGGPPVTVFLPDGTVLGAATPRTPGVALAAAQGSSLTVEDAGGREILVAVQGLPRGTAVVRAFVDHAELTRGLGAAWLVLAGLGVVLLGLGAFVADRLARSIVRPVHELAAVSRRLAEGDLDARARPGGPGEVRSVAAALNLLAARIRDLVRQEREAVADISHRLRTPLTVLRLDAESLRDPAEAERITAHAESLERQVTALIDQARARDSAPGSCDAVVVARARAEFWSVLAQDQDRAVTVSLDDGPLPVAVGEPELAACLDALLGNVFAHTPEGTAYAIRLTATAGGARLEVADEGPGFDFDDVSRGASGAGSTGLGLDIARQTARASGGEFSVTRGPGARIVLDLGKPLGMP comes from the coding sequence GTGAGGAAGCGGCTCGCGGTGCTGGTCGCGGCCGCGATGTGCCTGGTGCTCGTCGCGTTCCTCGTGCCGCTGGCGATCCTGCTGCGGTCGGTCACCGCGGACCGCGCGGTCACCGCCGCGACGGCGAAGGCGCAGTCCCTGACGTCCCTGGTGGCGACGGCCGACGCGGTGACCCTGCGGCCGGCGGTCGACCAGCTCAACACGAGCTGCGACAACCAGGGCTCCGCCCCGGGCCGGGGGCTCCGCCACCCGGAACCCCCGAAAGAATGCGGGGGCCCCCCGGTGACGGTGTTCCTGCCCGACGGCACCGTGCTCGGCGCGGCCACGCCGCGCACGCCGGGGGTCGCGCTGGCCGCGGCGCAGGGAAGCAGCCTGACCGTCGAGGACGCCGGCGGCCGCGAAATCCTCGTCGCGGTCCAGGGCCTGCCGCGCGGGACCGCCGTGGTGCGGGCGTTCGTCGACCACGCCGAGCTGACCCGCGGGCTGGGCGCGGCGTGGCTGGTGCTGGCCGGGCTGGGCGTGGTGCTGCTGGGGCTCGGGGCGTTCGTCGCCGACCGGCTGGCCCGGTCGATCGTGCGGCCGGTCCACGAGCTGGCGGCGGTCTCGCGCCGGCTCGCCGAGGGGGACCTCGACGCACGCGCGCGTCCCGGTGGGCCGGGGGAGGTGCGGTCGGTCGCCGCCGCGCTCAACCTGCTGGCCGCGCGGATCCGGGACCTGGTGCGGCAGGAACGCGAGGCCGTGGCCGACATCTCGCACCGGCTGCGGACGCCGTTGACGGTGCTGCGGCTGGACGCCGAGTCGTTGCGCGACCCGGCCGAGGCGGAGCGGATCACCGCCCACGCCGAGAGCCTGGAACGGCAGGTCACCGCGTTGATCGACCAGGCACGGGCCCGCGACTCGGCGCCCGGCTCGTGCGACGCGGTCGTGGTCGCCCGCGCGCGGGCCGAGTTCTGGTCGGTGCTCGCGCAGGACCAGGACCGCGCGGTGACGGTCTCGCTCGACGACGGCCCGCTGCCGGTCGCGGTCGGCGAGCCGGAGCTGGCCGCGTGCCTGGACGCGTTGCTGGGCAACGTCTTCGCGCACACCCCGGAGGGCACGGCCTACGCGATCCGGCTGACGGCGACGGCGGGCGGGGCACGGCTGGAGGTCGCGGACGAGGGCCCGGGCTTCGACTTCGACGACGTCTCACGCGGCGCGAGCGGAGCCGGGTCGACCGGGCTCGGGCTGGACATCGCCCGCCAGACGGCCCGCGCGTCCGGCGGGGAGTTCAGCGTGACGCGGGGGCCGGGCGCGCGGATCGTGCTCGATCTCGGAAAGCCTTTAGGGATGCCTTAA
- a CDS encoding DinB family protein, whose product MIDDFAKRYLHDDLREAREAVLAKLDGLDEYSVRRPLTATGTNLLGLVKHLALWETRYLGEVFDRPFPEPLPRWDDLEARGRDFWATADETRTEIVDGYRRAAEHSDATIDVLAIDAPGYVPWWPRPDVLLFTVLVHVLTEASRHAGHADILREQLDGATSAPPRDREFWTERCAEIERAAAVHR is encoded by the coding sequence GTGATCGACGACTTCGCGAAGCGGTACCTGCACGACGATCTGCGCGAGGCCCGCGAGGCGGTGCTCGCGAAGCTCGACGGACTGGACGAGTACTCCGTGCGGCGCCCGCTGACCGCGACCGGCACCAACCTGCTCGGCCTGGTGAAGCACCTGGCGCTGTGGGAAACCCGGTACCTGGGCGAGGTGTTCGACCGGCCGTTCCCCGAGCCGCTGCCCCGCTGGGACGACCTCGAGGCGCGCGGCCGGGACTTCTGGGCGACCGCGGACGAGACCCGGACGGAGATCGTGGACGGCTACCGCCGCGCCGCGGAGCACTCCGACGCGACGATCGACGTTCTCGCCATCGACGCGCCCGGGTACGTGCCGTGGTGGCCGCGTCCGGACGTGCTGCTGTTCACCGTCCTGGTGCACGTGCTCACCGAGGCGAGCCGGCACGCGGGACACGCCGACATCCTGCGGGAACAGCTCGACGGGGCGACCAGCGCACCGCCCCGGGACCGCGAGTTCTGGACGGAGCGGTGCGCGGAGATCGAGCGAGCCGCGGCGGTTCACCGGTGA
- a CDS encoding glucodextranase DOMON-like domain-containing protein: MTRSTWSVVLCAVLAAALLPAPAAVAAADPGPGALSHFGLARKDCLGTARNTTSKAWFTVAGGVLSDVYAPVIDNTNVETLQFAVTDGRTFTDLQARDMTYTVRTSAGGMACEITSTPRSGRYRLVTEYLADPARTGVLIRTRLDPLRGSGQDLKVYVRFDASINGNGGGGPANGGGDTATVDAATSALVSADANTVSSAPARDYATPLAAALRADRRFLGTSSGFAGTAGDGLAQLDRDHRLTDRTPSAVNGNVVQTAQLDLQPRRPATLALGFGPDARAAVQTAGASLRTPFDQSYRDYARGWRDYDNGLIPLRGKDSDAYYQSVNVLKASEDKTFPGAVVASLGSPWGQAVSAGDAPGGKPVYFGSYREIFARDLYESFSGLLAAGDRETARASVRWLFGRQQQPDGRFPRNSMLNGKKAPDSGGDQLDESAYPILMALQAGLDRDRTLYTDHIRAAADFVVAHGPSFGSERWEEQGGYSPSTIAAEIAGLVAAGVIADRNGDPARARVYRATADHFQRGIKGWTVTSTGPYGGRYFLRLTKNGDPDSEWIYNLGNGSVDADQRAVVDAGFLELTRLGVLPANDPDVTASLGVVDRVIKRDTPTGPGWYRYGTSTPGSEDGYGDCYEPDPTNCAPTGAPWPGPNTGSGHLWPVLAGERGEQAVQTGDRAGAAALLRAMRAQTGGTGLIPEQAWENPAVPASPYGSDPRTASIGFAPGQPAGSVAPLSWAQSQSVRLARALDDGRLPEQPADVRARYVTHVPPAALAVTLDAPTSVSTATASVSGTAPAGSQVDLAVSNTDTGTTSVLSVRAAADGKFGATVPTPLGANVVTATATSGTGTGYAQKTISSDFVTGTVLLDAADPDGDDNGPGTYTYPTAGDFHAGAFDLQRFQVIDSGTNLVFRAQIRDLSPTFGSPLGAQLLTIYAHDPAATATSTAAPFPSRAYSIAAPDAWSRRLEVQGFADPALVDASGASLATPSVQASQATRYITVSVAKSAFGTPSAGWTFAVVLTGQDGNSPDQARPFTPTAGQYTFGLCAAGGTAPLCAADPATAPKALDVLTPSGVDQAVELDPTRGPVAVRGVPVG; the protein is encoded by the coding sequence ATGACTCGGTCGACGTGGTCCGTGGTGCTCTGCGCGGTGCTCGCCGCGGCTCTCCTCCCCGCACCGGCGGCGGTCGCCGCCGCGGATCCGGGGCCGGGTGCCCTCTCGCACTTCGGCCTGGCCCGCAAGGACTGCCTGGGTACCGCGCGGAACACGACGAGCAAGGCGTGGTTCACGGTGGCCGGCGGCGTGCTGTCCGACGTGTACGCGCCGGTGATCGACAACACGAACGTCGAGACGCTGCAGTTCGCCGTCACCGACGGCCGCACGTTCACCGACCTGCAGGCGCGGGACATGACCTACACCGTCCGCACCAGCGCGGGCGGGATGGCGTGCGAGATCACGTCGACCCCGCGCAGCGGCCGGTACCGGCTGGTCACCGAGTACCTGGCCGACCCGGCGCGGACCGGCGTGCTCATCCGGACCCGGCTGGACCCGCTGCGGGGGTCCGGCCAGGACCTCAAGGTGTACGTGCGGTTCGACGCGAGCATCAACGGCAACGGCGGTGGCGGCCCGGCGAACGGCGGCGGGGACACCGCGACCGTCGACGCGGCGACGAGCGCGCTGGTCAGCGCCGACGCGAACACGGTGTCGAGCGCGCCGGCCCGGGACTACGCCACCCCGCTGGCCGCCGCCCTGCGCGCCGACCGCCGGTTCCTCGGCACGTCCAGCGGCTTCGCCGGCACCGCCGGCGACGGGCTGGCCCAGCTCGACCGCGACCACCGGCTCACCGACCGGACACCGTCGGCGGTGAACGGCAACGTCGTGCAGACCGCGCAGCTGGACCTGCAGCCGCGCCGCCCGGCCACGCTGGCACTGGGCTTCGGCCCGGACGCTCGTGCGGCCGTCCAGACCGCCGGCGCCAGCCTGCGCACGCCGTTCGACCAGAGCTACCGGGACTACGCACGCGGCTGGCGTGACTACGACAACGGGTTGATCCCCTTGCGCGGCAAGGACTCCGACGCTTACTACCAGTCGGTCAACGTGCTGAAGGCCAGTGAGGACAAGACCTTCCCCGGTGCGGTGGTCGCCTCGCTCGGCAGCCCGTGGGGCCAGGCGGTTTCCGCGGGTGACGCGCCGGGCGGCAAGCCCGTCTACTTCGGGTCCTACCGCGAGATCTTCGCCCGCGACCTCTACGAAAGCTTCTCGGGCCTGCTCGCCGCGGGTGACCGCGAGACGGCCCGGGCGAGCGTGCGGTGGCTGTTCGGCCGTCAGCAGCAACCGGACGGCCGGTTCCCGCGCAACTCCATGCTCAACGGCAAGAAGGCGCCCGACTCCGGCGGCGACCAGCTCGACGAGAGCGCGTACCCGATCCTGATGGCGCTGCAGGCCGGGCTCGACCGGGACCGCACGCTCTACACCGACCACATCCGCGCGGCCGCGGACTTCGTCGTCGCGCACGGGCCGTCGTTCGGCTCCGAGCGCTGGGAAGAGCAGGGTGGCTACTCGCCCTCGACGATCGCCGCGGAGATCGCCGGGCTCGTCGCGGCCGGCGTGATCGCCGACCGCAACGGCGACCCGGCGCGCGCCCGCGTCTACCGGGCCACCGCGGACCACTTCCAGCGCGGCATCAAGGGGTGGACGGTCACGTCGACCGGGCCGTACGGCGGCCGGTACTTCCTGCGGCTGACCAAGAACGGCGACCCGGACTCCGAGTGGATCTACAACCTCGGCAACGGCTCGGTCGACGCCGACCAGCGCGCGGTCGTCGACGCCGGGTTCCTCGAGCTGACGCGCCTCGGCGTGCTGCCCGCGAACGACCCGGACGTCACCGCGTCGCTCGGCGTCGTGGACCGCGTGATCAAGCGGGACACGCCGACGGGCCCGGGCTGGTACCGCTACGGGACTTCCACGCCGGGCAGCGAAGACGGCTACGGCGACTGCTACGAGCCCGACCCGACGAACTGCGCGCCGACCGGGGCACCGTGGCCGGGGCCGAACACCGGGTCCGGGCACCTCTGGCCGGTGCTCGCCGGTGAACGCGGCGAGCAGGCGGTGCAGACCGGCGACCGGGCCGGCGCGGCGGCGCTGCTGCGCGCCATGCGGGCCCAGACCGGCGGCACCGGGCTGATTCCCGAGCAGGCGTGGGAAAACCCGGCCGTGCCGGCGTCGCCCTATGGCTCGGACCCGCGCACGGCGTCGATCGGCTTCGCGCCCGGGCAGCCCGCCGGCTCGGTCGCGCCGCTGAGCTGGGCGCAGTCGCAGTCGGTGCGCCTGGCCCGGGCCCTGGACGACGGCCGCCTGCCCGAGCAGCCCGCCGACGTCCGCGCCCGGTACGTCACGCACGTCCCGCCCGCGGCGCTGGCCGTCACCCTCGACGCTCCGACGTCGGTGTCGACCGCGACCGCTTCCGTGTCCGGGACCGCACCCGCCGGCAGCCAGGTCGACCTGGCCGTCTCGAACACCGACACAGGCACGACTTCGGTGCTGTCGGTGCGGGCCGCCGCGGACGGGAAGTTCGGCGCGACCGTGCCGACGCCGCTGGGCGCGAACGTCGTCACCGCGACCGCCACTTCCGGCACCGGGACCGGCTACGCGCAGAAGACGATCAGCTCGGACTTCGTCACCGGCACGGTCCTGCTCGACGCGGCCGACCCGGACGGCGACGACAACGGCCCGGGCACGTACACCTACCCGACGGCGGGCGACTTCCACGCGGGTGCGTTCGACCTGCAGCGGTTCCAGGTCATCGACTCGGGCACGAACCTCGTGTTCCGCGCCCAGATCCGGGACCTGTCCCCGACCTTCGGCTCGCCGCTGGGCGCGCAGCTGCTGACGATCTACGCGCACGACCCGGCCGCGACGGCGACGTCGACCGCGGCGCCGTTCCCGAGCCGGGCGTACTCGATCGCGGCTCCGGACGCCTGGAGCCGGCGCCTCGAGGTCCAGGGCTTCGCCGATCCGGCGCTCGTCGACGCTTCGGGCGCTTCGCTGGCAACGCCGTCCGTGCAGGCCTCGCAGGCGACGCGGTACATCACGGTCAGCGTGGCGAAGTCGGCCTTCGGGACACCGAGTGCCGGTTGGACGTTCGCGGTGGTCCTGACCGGTCAGGACGGCAACTCCCCCGACCAGGCGCGGCCGTTCACGCCGACGGCGGGGCAGTACACGTTCGGCCTGTGCGCGGCGGGCGGCACGGCGCCGCTCTGCGCGGCGGACCCGGCGACGGCCCCGAAGGCCCTGGACGTGCTGACGCCGTCCGGTGTGGACCAGGCCGTCGAACTGGACCCGACGCGGGGGCCGGTCGCGGTGCGCGGAGTGCCCGTGGGCTGA
- a CDS encoding ATP-binding protein: MEEHGADGWRYRGTISPRTLPSLRRHLVSWLRRRAGDEVGRQADDVVLACWEAMANVLDHAYRGRPGLIDVRAKIDEDVLIVTVADQGRWTTIADRSDGGRGLRLIQALVDGLDLRSTDDGTVITLTWPFPVRRTA; the protein is encoded by the coding sequence GTGGAAGAGCACGGAGCGGACGGCTGGCGGTACCGCGGCACGATTTCGCCACGGACGCTGCCGAGTTTGCGGCGGCACCTCGTGTCGTGGCTGCGCAGACGCGCCGGTGACGAGGTCGGCAGGCAGGCCGACGACGTCGTCCTGGCCTGTTGGGAAGCGATGGCGAACGTGCTGGACCACGCCTACCGCGGCCGGCCCGGGCTGATCGACGTCCGGGCGAAGATCGACGAGGACGTCCTGATCGTCACCGTCGCCGACCAGGGGCGCTGGACCACGATCGCGGACCGGTCGGACGGCGGGCGCGGCCTGCGGCTGATCCAGGCCCTGGTCGACGGGCTCGATCTCCGGTCGACCGACGACGGCACGGTGATCACGCTGACCTGGCCGTTCCCGGTTCGCCGGACCGCTTGA
- a CDS encoding PucR family transcriptional regulator, with amino-acid sequence MSLRRVLALPGWAEHVRLLAGSAGLDRPLATVQATLDASHLPAAGELTVVARPVAGTDWQIDALLRRCADVGATGVLLPSAEPLAASRLLADRLAVPLLTTGAPPLDLLVEARLLLAAPELDRADLLLATHRALGDRLRPPEEVVAVLRRLLRSSVAVLDDRGVPLAGEVTGHVRLDEAVPQRTDTDGAVFLAHPVLLQRPAMWLAAELRGTETARADVVPPALAVAAGALQRWLLANRLELERDARSRTALLGDLLRLDTEPGADLRRRVADAGWRLGGWHVGLHIGVPATVDTVARTQEVMRALDVEAVVVEHGDGWTGWVTFDHEPTAERVRSLATRLQTAHRALRLGAHMGVGRPHPRPDGLAATVAEALDAARLAATRPETGHFLHVDQLGMAQLLLEWTRTDTFEPAARALVAPLRSVPGDLVRTLAAYLDAESSIAETATVLGVHRNTVAARIARIEQLLGVDLSRPDERLALHLASRAVILSDE; translated from the coding sequence ATGAGCCTGCGGCGGGTGCTCGCTCTTCCCGGGTGGGCGGAGCACGTCCGGCTCCTCGCCGGCTCGGCGGGGCTGGACCGTCCACTCGCGACGGTTCAGGCCACTTTGGACGCTTCGCACCTCCCCGCCGCCGGGGAGCTGACCGTTGTCGCCCGCCCGGTCGCCGGGACCGACTGGCAGATCGATGCCCTGCTGCGACGCTGTGCCGACGTCGGCGCCACCGGGGTGCTGCTGCCCAGCGCCGAGCCGCTCGCCGCGTCGCGGCTGCTTGCCGATCGGCTTGCCGTGCCGCTGCTGACCACCGGTGCGCCGCCGCTGGATCTGCTCGTCGAGGCCCGGCTGCTGCTCGCGGCCCCCGAACTCGACCGGGCCGACCTGCTGCTCGCCACCCACCGCGCCCTCGGGGACCGGCTGCGGCCGCCCGAAGAGGTCGTCGCCGTGCTGCGGCGGCTGCTGCGGTCGTCCGTCGCGGTGCTCGACGACCGCGGGGTGCCGCTCGCCGGCGAGGTCACCGGGCACGTCCGGCTGGACGAGGCCGTGCCGCAGCGGACCGACACCGACGGCGCCGTCTTCCTGGCCCACCCCGTGCTGCTGCAGCGTCCGGCGATGTGGCTGGCGGCCGAGCTGCGGGGGACCGAAACCGCGCGGGCCGACGTCGTGCCGCCCGCGCTCGCCGTGGCCGCCGGGGCGCTGCAGCGCTGGCTGCTCGCCAACCGCCTCGAACTCGAACGGGACGCGCGGTCGCGCACGGCGTTGCTCGGCGACCTGCTGCGCCTGGACACCGAGCCGGGCGCGGACCTGCGCCGTCGCGTCGCCGACGCCGGGTGGCGGCTCGGCGGCTGGCACGTCGGGCTGCACATCGGCGTCCCGGCGACCGTCGACACCGTGGCGCGCACGCAGGAGGTCATGCGGGCGCTGGACGTCGAGGCGGTCGTCGTCGAGCACGGCGACGGCTGGACCGGCTGGGTCACCTTCGACCACGAACCCACGGCGGAACGCGTGCGCTCCCTCGCGACCCGGCTCCAGACGGCGCACCGGGCGCTGCGCCTGGGCGCGCACATGGGAGTGGGGCGGCCGCACCCGCGGCCGGACGGGCTCGCGGCGACCGTGGCGGAGGCACTCGACGCGGCCCGCCTCGCCGCGACCCGGCCCGAGACGGGCCACTTCCTCCACGTCGACCAGCTCGGCATGGCCCAGCTGCTGCTCGAATGGACCCGCACGGACACGTTCGAACCGGCGGCGCGGGCTTTGGTCGCACCGCTGCGCTCGGTGCCGGGTGACCTGGTCCGGACTCTCGCGGCCTACCTCGACGCGGAGTCGTCGATCGCCGAGACCGCCACGGTGCTGGGCGTGCACCGCAACACCGTGGCGGCCCGGATCGCGCGGATCGAGCAGCTGCTGGGGGTGGACCTGTCCCGCCCGGACGAGAGGCTGGCGCTGCACCTCGCGTCCCGGGCGGTCATCCTTTCCGACGAGTGA